From the Ctenopharyngodon idella isolate HZGC_01 chromosome 3, HZGC01, whole genome shotgun sequence genome, one window contains:
- the tex2 gene encoding testis-expressed protein 2 isoform X2 yields MTSQGGDHADTLSPPTSSSSSSRPAAARKVQVQRSLSRDTITIHFSAKGNEEEEEEEELYRLADSPSGLETEDQGVVTAQEASEDLLSEGLGVDMVTGPSSQTHSSALAIQHPSISLACTSISSLVSSSWPSEQKSTAPVPSTYSASSNSSPAKSSALPSKPFFSLVKSLSTDVESREAPTVAPQSIRHRHLMKTLVKSLSTDTARPEQEASLTHRPPDSRLNLHLFKPFTQTRVPAVSGDSKTAPSSPLTSPDSRSFFKVQEVEARIEDTKRRLSEVMYEPLQLLSKIIGEETGSVSTSTSTTAGVSYRSRNLSSSASELSNLSALNGHSESNNNYCIKEEEDLEGESPLEATVELPLHRSPSLGLDRCFMSTLARQEDEEFCELYPEDFELCNDTELDGEGPHSAQVRRGSTGGCSEEPTEGGEEEEEEDEPPGVPHNRLILLIAIVYGCFVLPLPTYVCWVLTGVVAGFMLAILMVWLSARSRPSWGRHSSWSRREQWNRVPLDIQEPVIYKGWMNEIYSYDPETYHATLTHSVYVRLEGSVLRLSKPNRNIPRRATFSELKPDITYISQKIYDLTNSKIYLVPQSLARKRVWNKKYPICIELAKQDDFMAKAQEDKTEVVEEKTSALGDRTETVGTSEEPKRAHTQPVLYLFGRTGRDKEEWFRRMLFASKLKFEAKKPSGLPTSCLAQSRSSSRGSLDEVLQSHPRQKDLGASVKQKVLEYNVYMAKYVSQSTGSPATSPVQSAGSSPGTVKKFPESRGQEAESEAWVNALLGRIFWDFLGEKYWADVVSKKIQKKLSKIRLPYFMNELTLTELDMGISIPKILSSSKPSVDHRGLWFDLEISYNGSFLMTLETKMNLTRLGKEGEGLGEQGKEGPRPRTYFLADSDEESSSAGSSDEEDTAEVPEITGVEGYVGGHRPSKIMRFVDKIAKSKYFQKATETEFIKKKMEEVSNTPLVLTVEVQECQGTLAVNIPPPPTDRIWYGFRKPPRLELKARPKLGEREVTFAHVTDWIEKKLDQEFQKIFVMPNMDDVWLPIMHSAMDTRSNANALKDEETLDHEESLDDM; encoded by the exons TGCCAAAGGaaatgaggaagaggaggaggaagaggagctcTACAGGCTAGCTGATTCACCTTCTGGCCTTGAAACTGAAGATCAGGGCGTAGTCACAGCTCAGGAGGCCAGTGAGGACCTTCTCTCTGAAGGGCTGGGAGTGGACATGGTTACAGGACCGTCATCCCAGACCCACAGTTCAGCCTTGGCTATCCAGCACCCCTCCATTAGCCTGGCTTGCACGTCCATTTCTAGTCTCGTTAGCTCCTCATGGCCCTCTGAACAAAAGTCGACTGCCCCGGTACCTTCCACCTATTCAGCTTCCTCCAACTCATCCCCAGCCAAGTCCTCTGCCCTACCCTCAAAGCCTTTCTTCAGCCTAGTCAAGTCCCTTTCCACAGATGTGGAATCTCGTGAGGCTCCCACTGTTGCTCCCCAGTCGATAAGGCACCGGCATTTGATGAAGACCCTGGTTAAGTCTTTGTCCACAGACACTGCTCGACCCGAACAGGAGGCTTCGTTGACTCATCGCCCCCCAGATTCCCGGCTCAATCTGCACCTTTTCAAGCCTTTCACCCAAACTCGTGTTCCTGCTGTCAGTGGAGACTCCAAAACTGCTCCCTCATCCCCCCTCACCTCACCAGATAGCCGCTCCTTCTTCAAAGTTCAGGAGGTGGAGGCACGTATTGAAGACACAAAGCGCCGTCTGTCGGAGGTAATGTATGAGCCCCTTCAGCTGCTCAGCAAAATAATTGGCGAGGAAACTGGTAGTGTCAGCACTTCCACATCCACAACTGCAGGAGTCTCCTACCGGTCCAGAAACCTTTCTTCCAGCGCCTCTGAACTCTCCAACCTGTCTGCCCTCAATGGCCACTCAGAAAGCAACAATAACTACTGCATCAAGGAAGAGGAAGACCTGGAGGGTGAAAGTCCTCTTGAGGCAACTGTTGAGTTGCCTCTGCACAGGTCACCCTCGCTGGGCTTGGACAGATGTTTTATGTCAACACTTGCTCGTCAGGAAGATGAAGAGTTCTGTGAGCTCTACCCCGAAGACTTTGAGCTCTGCAATGACACAGAGTTAGATGGAGAGGGACCTCATTCAGCTCAAGTCCGACGAGGGAGTACAGGGGGATGCAGTGAGGAACCAACTGAAGgaggggaggaggaggaggaagaagatgaGCCTCCAGGAGTACCCCACAACAGACTGATTCTTCTTATAGCTATAGTTTATGGTTGCTTTGTGTTGCCACTGCCTACCTATGTGTGTTGGGTGTTGACGGGAGTGGTGGCAGGTTTCATGCTGGCAATTCTGATGGTGTGGTTGTCAGCAAGAAGCAGACCTTCATGGGGCCGTCACAGCAGCTGGAGCAGAAGAGAGCAATGGAACAGGGTTCCTCTGGATATCCAAGAACCTGTCATCTACAAG GGTTGGATGAATGAGATCTACAGCTATGACCCTGAGACATATCACGCCACACTCACTCATTCAGTGTATGTGCGTCTGGAGGGCTCTGTCCTGCGACTGTCCAAACCTAACCGCAATATTCCCCGCCGGGCAACCTTCAGCGAGCTCAAACCTGATATCACCTACATTAGCCAGAAAATCTATGATCTCACTAACAGTAAG ATCTACCTGGTGCCTCAGAGCCTGGCAAGGAAAAGGGTGTGGAATAAGAAGTATCCCATCTGCATTGAGCTGGCCAAGCAGGATGACTTCATGGCCAAAGCTCAGGAAGATAAGACCGAGGTGGTGGAGGAGAAGACCTCTGCACTAGGAGACAGGACTGAGACAGTAGGCACTAGTGAGGAACCTAAGAGAGCACACACACAACCTGTGCTCTACCTGTTTGGGAGGACAGGAAGAGACAAAGAGGAATGGTTCAGAAGGATGCTGTTTGCATCCAAACTGAAATTTGAAGCCAAGAAGCCCTCAGGCCTGCCTACAA GTTGTCTGGCTCAGAGCCGCAGCAGCAGCCGTGGCAGTCTGGATGAAGTGCTCCAGTCTCATCCCAGACAAAAAGACCTTGGTGCCAGTGTCAAACAGAAAGTTCTGGAATACAATGTCTACATGGCCAAATATGTCAGCCAGTCCACTGGCAGCCCCGCCACAAGCCCTGTTCAGAGTGCTGGAAGCAGTCCGGGAACCGTTAAAAAG TTTCCAGAGAGTCGAGGACAGGAGGCAGAGTCTGAGGCCTGGGTCAATGCTCTTTTGGGTCGCATTTTCTGGGACTTTCTGGGAGAGAAATACTGGGCAGACGTGGTGTCCAAAAAGATCCAGAAAAAGCTGAGTAAGATCAGG CTACCGTACTTCATGAATGAGCTGACCCTCACTGAGCTGGACATGGGAATATCCATTCCCAAGATCCTCAGCTCCTCCAAACCATCTGTAGATCACAGAG GCCTTTGGTTTGACTTGGAGATCTCGTACAACGGTTCCTTTCTTATGACTCTTGAAACCAAGATGAACCTGACCAGACTGGGAAAAGAGGGAGAAGGCTTAGGAGAACAGGGAAAAGAAGG ACCCAGACCACGCACTTACTTCTTGGCCGACAGTGATGAAGAATCATCGAGTGCAGGATCTTCTGATGAGGAAGATACTGCCGAAGTGCCTGAAATTACAGGAGTGGAAGG TTATGTTGGGGGACACCGACCCAGCAAAATCATGCGCTTTGTGGACAAGATTGCCAAGTCCAAGTATTTCCAGAAAGCCACAGAGACTGAGTTCATTAAGAAGAAGATGGAGGAGGTGTCCAACACCCCACTGGTCCTGACGGTTGAGGTTCAGGAGTGTCAAGGAACACTAGCTGTCAACATTCCACCACCTCCAACAGACAGGATATG gTATGGTTTCAGAAAACCTCCTCGTCTTGAACTGAAAGCTCGGCCTAAACTGGGCGAGAGAGAGGTTACTTTTGCTCATGTGACAGACTGGATAGAAAAAAAACTAGATCAGGAGTTTCAG AAAATATTTGTAATGCCAAACATGGATGACGTCTGGCTGCCTATCATGCACTCTGCCATGGACACGCGTTCCAATGCCAATGCCTTGAAGGACGAAGAAACCTTGGACCATGAGGAATCCCTTGATGACATGTGA
- the tex2 gene encoding testis-expressed protein 2 isoform X4, with translation MTSQGGDHADTLSPPTSSSSSSRPAAARKVQVQRSLSRDTITIHFSAKGNEEEEEEEELYRLADSPSGLETEDQGVVTAQEASEDLLSEGLGVDMVTGPSSQTHSSALAIQHPSISLACTSISSLVSSSWPSEQKSTAPVPSTYSASSNSSPAKSSALPSKPFFSLVKSLSTDVESREAPTVAPQSIRHRHLMKTLVKSLSTDTARPEQEASLTHRPPDSRLNLHLFKPFTQTRVPAVSGDSKTAPSSPLTSPDSRSFFKVQEVEARIEDTKRRLSEVMYEPLQLLSKIIGEETGSVSTSTSTTAGVSYRSRNLSSSASELSNLSALNGHSESNNNYCIKEEEDLEGESPLEATVELPLHRSPSLGLDRCFMSTLARQEDEEFCELYPEDFELCNDTELDGEGPHSAQVRRGSTGGCSEEPTEGGEEEEEEDEPPGVPHNRLILLIAIVYGCFVLPLPTYVCWVLTGVVAGFMLAILMVWLSARSRPSWGRHSSWSRREQWNRVPLDIQEPVIYKGWMNEIYSYDPETYHATLTHSVYVRLEGSVLRLSKPNRNIPRRATFSELKPDITYISQKIYDLTNSKIYLVPQSLARKRVWNKKYPICIELAKQDDFMAKAQEDKTEVVEEKTSALGDRTETVGTSEEPKRAHTQPVLYLFGRTGRDKEEWFRRMLFASKLKFEAKKPSGLPTSCLAQSRSSSRGSLDEVLQSHPRQKDLGASVKQKVLEYNVYMAKYVSQSTGSPATSPVQSAGSSPGTVKKFPESRGQEAESEAWVNALLGRIFWDFLGEKYWADVVSKKIQKKLSKIRLPYFMNELTLTELDMGISIPKILSSSKPSVDHRGLWFDLEISYNGSFLMTLETKMNLTRLGKEGEGLGEQGKEGPRTYFLADSDEESSSAGSSDEEDTAEVPEITGVEGYVGGHRPSKIMRFVDKIAKSKYFQKATETEFIKKKMEEVSNTPLVLTVEVQECQGTLAVNIPPPPTDRIWYGFRKPPRLELKARPKLGEREVTFAHVTDWIEKKLDQEFQKIFVMPNMDDVWLPIMHSAMDTRSNANALKDEETLDHEESLDDM, from the exons TGCCAAAGGaaatgaggaagaggaggaggaagaggagctcTACAGGCTAGCTGATTCACCTTCTGGCCTTGAAACTGAAGATCAGGGCGTAGTCACAGCTCAGGAGGCCAGTGAGGACCTTCTCTCTGAAGGGCTGGGAGTGGACATGGTTACAGGACCGTCATCCCAGACCCACAGTTCAGCCTTGGCTATCCAGCACCCCTCCATTAGCCTGGCTTGCACGTCCATTTCTAGTCTCGTTAGCTCCTCATGGCCCTCTGAACAAAAGTCGACTGCCCCGGTACCTTCCACCTATTCAGCTTCCTCCAACTCATCCCCAGCCAAGTCCTCTGCCCTACCCTCAAAGCCTTTCTTCAGCCTAGTCAAGTCCCTTTCCACAGATGTGGAATCTCGTGAGGCTCCCACTGTTGCTCCCCAGTCGATAAGGCACCGGCATTTGATGAAGACCCTGGTTAAGTCTTTGTCCACAGACACTGCTCGACCCGAACAGGAGGCTTCGTTGACTCATCGCCCCCCAGATTCCCGGCTCAATCTGCACCTTTTCAAGCCTTTCACCCAAACTCGTGTTCCTGCTGTCAGTGGAGACTCCAAAACTGCTCCCTCATCCCCCCTCACCTCACCAGATAGCCGCTCCTTCTTCAAAGTTCAGGAGGTGGAGGCACGTATTGAAGACACAAAGCGCCGTCTGTCGGAGGTAATGTATGAGCCCCTTCAGCTGCTCAGCAAAATAATTGGCGAGGAAACTGGTAGTGTCAGCACTTCCACATCCACAACTGCAGGAGTCTCCTACCGGTCCAGAAACCTTTCTTCCAGCGCCTCTGAACTCTCCAACCTGTCTGCCCTCAATGGCCACTCAGAAAGCAACAATAACTACTGCATCAAGGAAGAGGAAGACCTGGAGGGTGAAAGTCCTCTTGAGGCAACTGTTGAGTTGCCTCTGCACAGGTCACCCTCGCTGGGCTTGGACAGATGTTTTATGTCAACACTTGCTCGTCAGGAAGATGAAGAGTTCTGTGAGCTCTACCCCGAAGACTTTGAGCTCTGCAATGACACAGAGTTAGATGGAGAGGGACCTCATTCAGCTCAAGTCCGACGAGGGAGTACAGGGGGATGCAGTGAGGAACCAACTGAAGgaggggaggaggaggaggaagaagatgaGCCTCCAGGAGTACCCCACAACAGACTGATTCTTCTTATAGCTATAGTTTATGGTTGCTTTGTGTTGCCACTGCCTACCTATGTGTGTTGGGTGTTGACGGGAGTGGTGGCAGGTTTCATGCTGGCAATTCTGATGGTGTGGTTGTCAGCAAGAAGCAGACCTTCATGGGGCCGTCACAGCAGCTGGAGCAGAAGAGAGCAATGGAACAGGGTTCCTCTGGATATCCAAGAACCTGTCATCTACAAG GGTTGGATGAATGAGATCTACAGCTATGACCCTGAGACATATCACGCCACACTCACTCATTCAGTGTATGTGCGTCTGGAGGGCTCTGTCCTGCGACTGTCCAAACCTAACCGCAATATTCCCCGCCGGGCAACCTTCAGCGAGCTCAAACCTGATATCACCTACATTAGCCAGAAAATCTATGATCTCACTAACAGTAAG ATCTACCTGGTGCCTCAGAGCCTGGCAAGGAAAAGGGTGTGGAATAAGAAGTATCCCATCTGCATTGAGCTGGCCAAGCAGGATGACTTCATGGCCAAAGCTCAGGAAGATAAGACCGAGGTGGTGGAGGAGAAGACCTCTGCACTAGGAGACAGGACTGAGACAGTAGGCACTAGTGAGGAACCTAAGAGAGCACACACACAACCTGTGCTCTACCTGTTTGGGAGGACAGGAAGAGACAAAGAGGAATGGTTCAGAAGGATGCTGTTTGCATCCAAACTGAAATTTGAAGCCAAGAAGCCCTCAGGCCTGCCTACAA GTTGTCTGGCTCAGAGCCGCAGCAGCAGCCGTGGCAGTCTGGATGAAGTGCTCCAGTCTCATCCCAGACAAAAAGACCTTGGTGCCAGTGTCAAACAGAAAGTTCTGGAATACAATGTCTACATGGCCAAATATGTCAGCCAGTCCACTGGCAGCCCCGCCACAAGCCCTGTTCAGAGTGCTGGAAGCAGTCCGGGAACCGTTAAAAAG TTTCCAGAGAGTCGAGGACAGGAGGCAGAGTCTGAGGCCTGGGTCAATGCTCTTTTGGGTCGCATTTTCTGGGACTTTCTGGGAGAGAAATACTGGGCAGACGTGGTGTCCAAAAAGATCCAGAAAAAGCTGAGTAAGATCAGG CTACCGTACTTCATGAATGAGCTGACCCTCACTGAGCTGGACATGGGAATATCCATTCCCAAGATCCTCAGCTCCTCCAAACCATCTGTAGATCACAGAG GCCTTTGGTTTGACTTGGAGATCTCGTACAACGGTTCCTTTCTTATGACTCTTGAAACCAAGATGAACCTGACCAGACTGGGAAAAGAGGGAGAAGGCTTAGGAGAACAGGGAAAAGAAGG ACCACGCACTTACTTCTTGGCCGACAGTGATGAAGAATCATCGAGTGCAGGATCTTCTGATGAGGAAGATACTGCCGAAGTGCCTGAAATTACAGGAGTGGAAGG TTATGTTGGGGGACACCGACCCAGCAAAATCATGCGCTTTGTGGACAAGATTGCCAAGTCCAAGTATTTCCAGAAAGCCACAGAGACTGAGTTCATTAAGAAGAAGATGGAGGAGGTGTCCAACACCCCACTGGTCCTGACGGTTGAGGTTCAGGAGTGTCAAGGAACACTAGCTGTCAACATTCCACCACCTCCAACAGACAGGATATG gTATGGTTTCAGAAAACCTCCTCGTCTTGAACTGAAAGCTCGGCCTAAACTGGGCGAGAGAGAGGTTACTTTTGCTCATGTGACAGACTGGATAGAAAAAAAACTAGATCAGGAGTTTCAG AAAATATTTGTAATGCCAAACATGGATGACGTCTGGCTGCCTATCATGCACTCTGCCATGGACACGCGTTCCAATGCCAATGCCTTGAAGGACGAAGAAACCTTGGACCATGAGGAATCCCTTGATGACATGTGA
- the tex2 gene encoding testis-expressed protein 2 isoform X1 — translation MTSQGGDHADTLSPPTSSSSSSRPAAARKVQVQRSLSRDTITIHFSAKGNEEEEEEEELYRLADSPSGLETEDQGVVTAQEASEDLLSEGLGVDMVTGPSSQTHSSALAIQHPSISLACTSISSLVSSSWPSEQKSTAPVPSTYSASSNSSPAKSSALPSKPFFSLVKSLSTDVESREAPTVAPQSIRHRHLMKTLVKSLSTDTARPEQEASLTHRPPDSRLNLHLFKPFTQTRVPAVSGDSKTAPSSPLTSPDSRSFFKVQEVEARIEDTKRRLSEVMYEPLQLLSKIIGEETGSVSTSTSTTAGVSYRSRNLSSSASELSNLSALNGHSESNNNYCIKEEEDLEGESPLEATVELPLHRSPSLGLDRCFMSTLARQEDEEFCELYPEDFELCNDTELDGEGPHSAQVRRGSTGGCSEEPTEGGEEEEEEDEPPGVPHNRLILLIAIVYGCFVLPLPTYVCWVLTGVVAGFMLAILMVWLSARSRPSWGRHSSWSRREQWNRVPLDIQEPVIYKGWMNEIYSYDPETYHATLTHSVYVRLEGSVLRLSKPNRNIPRRATFSELKPDITYISQKIYDLTNSKIYLVPQSLARKRVWNKKYPICIELAKQDDFMAKAQEDKTEVVEEKTSALGDRTETVGTSEEPKRAHTQPVLYLFGRTGRDKEEWFRRMLFASKLKFEAKKPSGLPTTGCLAQSRSSSRGSLDEVLQSHPRQKDLGASVKQKVLEYNVYMAKYVSQSTGSPATSPVQSAGSSPGTVKKFPESRGQEAESEAWVNALLGRIFWDFLGEKYWADVVSKKIQKKLSKIRLPYFMNELTLTELDMGISIPKILSSSKPSVDHRGLWFDLEISYNGSFLMTLETKMNLTRLGKEGEGLGEQGKEGPRPRTYFLADSDEESSSAGSSDEEDTAEVPEITGVEGYVGGHRPSKIMRFVDKIAKSKYFQKATETEFIKKKMEEVSNTPLVLTVEVQECQGTLAVNIPPPPTDRIWYGFRKPPRLELKARPKLGEREVTFAHVTDWIEKKLDQEFQKIFVMPNMDDVWLPIMHSAMDTRSNANALKDEETLDHEESLDDM, via the exons TGCCAAAGGaaatgaggaagaggaggaggaagaggagctcTACAGGCTAGCTGATTCACCTTCTGGCCTTGAAACTGAAGATCAGGGCGTAGTCACAGCTCAGGAGGCCAGTGAGGACCTTCTCTCTGAAGGGCTGGGAGTGGACATGGTTACAGGACCGTCATCCCAGACCCACAGTTCAGCCTTGGCTATCCAGCACCCCTCCATTAGCCTGGCTTGCACGTCCATTTCTAGTCTCGTTAGCTCCTCATGGCCCTCTGAACAAAAGTCGACTGCCCCGGTACCTTCCACCTATTCAGCTTCCTCCAACTCATCCCCAGCCAAGTCCTCTGCCCTACCCTCAAAGCCTTTCTTCAGCCTAGTCAAGTCCCTTTCCACAGATGTGGAATCTCGTGAGGCTCCCACTGTTGCTCCCCAGTCGATAAGGCACCGGCATTTGATGAAGACCCTGGTTAAGTCTTTGTCCACAGACACTGCTCGACCCGAACAGGAGGCTTCGTTGACTCATCGCCCCCCAGATTCCCGGCTCAATCTGCACCTTTTCAAGCCTTTCACCCAAACTCGTGTTCCTGCTGTCAGTGGAGACTCCAAAACTGCTCCCTCATCCCCCCTCACCTCACCAGATAGCCGCTCCTTCTTCAAAGTTCAGGAGGTGGAGGCACGTATTGAAGACACAAAGCGCCGTCTGTCGGAGGTAATGTATGAGCCCCTTCAGCTGCTCAGCAAAATAATTGGCGAGGAAACTGGTAGTGTCAGCACTTCCACATCCACAACTGCAGGAGTCTCCTACCGGTCCAGAAACCTTTCTTCCAGCGCCTCTGAACTCTCCAACCTGTCTGCCCTCAATGGCCACTCAGAAAGCAACAATAACTACTGCATCAAGGAAGAGGAAGACCTGGAGGGTGAAAGTCCTCTTGAGGCAACTGTTGAGTTGCCTCTGCACAGGTCACCCTCGCTGGGCTTGGACAGATGTTTTATGTCAACACTTGCTCGTCAGGAAGATGAAGAGTTCTGTGAGCTCTACCCCGAAGACTTTGAGCTCTGCAATGACACAGAGTTAGATGGAGAGGGACCTCATTCAGCTCAAGTCCGACGAGGGAGTACAGGGGGATGCAGTGAGGAACCAACTGAAGgaggggaggaggaggaggaagaagatgaGCCTCCAGGAGTACCCCACAACAGACTGATTCTTCTTATAGCTATAGTTTATGGTTGCTTTGTGTTGCCACTGCCTACCTATGTGTGTTGGGTGTTGACGGGAGTGGTGGCAGGTTTCATGCTGGCAATTCTGATGGTGTGGTTGTCAGCAAGAAGCAGACCTTCATGGGGCCGTCACAGCAGCTGGAGCAGAAGAGAGCAATGGAACAGGGTTCCTCTGGATATCCAAGAACCTGTCATCTACAAG GGTTGGATGAATGAGATCTACAGCTATGACCCTGAGACATATCACGCCACACTCACTCATTCAGTGTATGTGCGTCTGGAGGGCTCTGTCCTGCGACTGTCCAAACCTAACCGCAATATTCCCCGCCGGGCAACCTTCAGCGAGCTCAAACCTGATATCACCTACATTAGCCAGAAAATCTATGATCTCACTAACAGTAAG ATCTACCTGGTGCCTCAGAGCCTGGCAAGGAAAAGGGTGTGGAATAAGAAGTATCCCATCTGCATTGAGCTGGCCAAGCAGGATGACTTCATGGCCAAAGCTCAGGAAGATAAGACCGAGGTGGTGGAGGAGAAGACCTCTGCACTAGGAGACAGGACTGAGACAGTAGGCACTAGTGAGGAACCTAAGAGAGCACACACACAACCTGTGCTCTACCTGTTTGGGAGGACAGGAAGAGACAAAGAGGAATGGTTCAGAAGGATGCTGTTTGCATCCAAACTGAAATTTGAAGCCAAGAAGCCCTCAGGCCTGCCTACAA CAGGTTGTCTGGCTCAGAGCCGCAGCAGCAGCCGTGGCAGTCTGGATGAAGTGCTCCAGTCTCATCCCAGACAAAAAGACCTTGGTGCCAGTGTCAAACAGAAAGTTCTGGAATACAATGTCTACATGGCCAAATATGTCAGCCAGTCCACTGGCAGCCCCGCCACAAGCCCTGTTCAGAGTGCTGGAAGCAGTCCGGGAACCGTTAAAAAG TTTCCAGAGAGTCGAGGACAGGAGGCAGAGTCTGAGGCCTGGGTCAATGCTCTTTTGGGTCGCATTTTCTGGGACTTTCTGGGAGAGAAATACTGGGCAGACGTGGTGTCCAAAAAGATCCAGAAAAAGCTGAGTAAGATCAGG CTACCGTACTTCATGAATGAGCTGACCCTCACTGAGCTGGACATGGGAATATCCATTCCCAAGATCCTCAGCTCCTCCAAACCATCTGTAGATCACAGAG GCCTTTGGTTTGACTTGGAGATCTCGTACAACGGTTCCTTTCTTATGACTCTTGAAACCAAGATGAACCTGACCAGACTGGGAAAAGAGGGAGAAGGCTTAGGAGAACAGGGAAAAGAAGG ACCCAGACCACGCACTTACTTCTTGGCCGACAGTGATGAAGAATCATCGAGTGCAGGATCTTCTGATGAGGAAGATACTGCCGAAGTGCCTGAAATTACAGGAGTGGAAGG TTATGTTGGGGGACACCGACCCAGCAAAATCATGCGCTTTGTGGACAAGATTGCCAAGTCCAAGTATTTCCAGAAAGCCACAGAGACTGAGTTCATTAAGAAGAAGATGGAGGAGGTGTCCAACACCCCACTGGTCCTGACGGTTGAGGTTCAGGAGTGTCAAGGAACACTAGCTGTCAACATTCCACCACCTCCAACAGACAGGATATG gTATGGTTTCAGAAAACCTCCTCGTCTTGAACTGAAAGCTCGGCCTAAACTGGGCGAGAGAGAGGTTACTTTTGCTCATGTGACAGACTGGATAGAAAAAAAACTAGATCAGGAGTTTCAG AAAATATTTGTAATGCCAAACATGGATGACGTCTGGCTGCCTATCATGCACTCTGCCATGGACACGCGTTCCAATGCCAATGCCTTGAAGGACGAAGAAACCTTGGACCATGAGGAATCCCTTGATGACATGTGA